The Streptomyces sp. NBC_00344 genome includes a window with the following:
- a CDS encoding DUF58 domain-containing protein — MAADGGAPAVEEDQGGLRAALSGLTTRGRSFLAAGVAAVVCAYVLGQADLLRVGLLLVVLPLVCVAVLYRTRYRVAGSRRLSPSRVPSGTEARVHLRMDNVSRIPTGLLMLQDRVPYVLGPRPRFVLDRVEAGGRREVSYRVRSDLRGRYPLGPLQLRLTDPFGMCELTRSFSSHDTLTVVPRTEPLPPVRLTGEAAGYGDGRQRSLALAGEDDVIPRGYRHGDDLRRVHWRSTARYGELMVRREEQPQRARCTVLLDTRGCAYQGAGPDSAFEWAVSGAASALVHVLERGFSVRLLTDTGSSVPSDASGGFAGATQESADSAGLMMETLAVVEHSGEAGLSRSYDVLRGGNEGLLIAFLGDLDDEQAAVAARMRQRSGAAVAFVLNSETWAPSGAADRAEHRLRLLREAGWTALEARPGVSLTELWRQAGQEHTATAASAWHAGSTAAGTPGGRS, encoded by the coding sequence ATGGCCGCCGACGGCGGCGCACCCGCTGTCGAGGAGGACCAGGGCGGTCTGCGGGCCGCCCTGTCCGGGCTCACCACGCGGGGGCGTTCGTTCCTGGCGGCCGGTGTCGCCGCCGTGGTGTGCGCCTACGTGCTGGGGCAGGCCGATCTGCTGCGGGTCGGGCTGCTGCTCGTCGTACTGCCACTGGTGTGCGTTGCCGTGCTGTACCGCACGCGCTACCGCGTGGCGGGCAGCAGACGGCTCTCTCCCTCCCGGGTGCCCTCGGGGACCGAGGCACGGGTGCATCTGCGGATGGACAACGTCTCGCGGATACCGACCGGCCTGCTGATGCTTCAGGACCGGGTGCCCTATGTGCTCGGCCCCCGGCCCCGGTTCGTGCTGGACCGGGTGGAGGCGGGCGGCCGGCGCGAGGTGTCGTACCGGGTCCGGTCGGACCTGCGCGGACGCTACCCGCTGGGACCGCTCCAGCTCCGGCTGACCGATCCGTTCGGCATGTGCGAACTGACGCGTTCCTTCAGCAGCCACGACACCCTGACCGTCGTCCCGAGGACCGAGCCGCTGCCGCCGGTGCGGCTGACCGGCGAGGCCGCGGGCTACGGCGACGGACGGCAGCGGTCGCTCGCGCTGGCCGGCGAGGACGATGTGATCCCACGCGGCTACCGGCACGGCGACGACCTCCGCCGGGTGCACTGGCGCTCGACCGCTCGGTACGGCGAGCTGATGGTTCGTCGCGAGGAGCAGCCCCAGCGGGCTCGCTGCACCGTGCTGCTCGACACCCGCGGCTGCGCCTATCAGGGGGCAGGGCCGGACTCGGCCTTCGAGTGGGCCGTGTCGGGGGCGGCGTCCGCGCTGGTGCACGTGCTGGAGCGGGGTTTCTCGGTGCGGCTGCTGACGGACACCGGAAGCTCGGTGCCGTCCGACGCGTCCGGCGGGTTCGCCGGAGCCACCCAGGAGTCGGCGGACTCCGCCGGGCTGATGATGGAGACGCTGGCCGTCGTGGAGCACTCCGGCGAAGCCGGGCTCTCCCGTTCCTACGACGTGCTGCGCGGCGGGAACGAAGGACTGCTGATCGCCTTCCTCGGCGATCTGGACGATGAACAGGCGGCGGTGGCCGCCCGGATGCGGCAGCGCAGCGGCGCGGCCGTCGCGTTCGTACTGAACAGCGAGACCTGGGCGCCGAGCGGAGCGGCGGACCGCGCCGAGCACCGGCTCCGGTTGCTGCGCGAAGCGGGCTGGACCGCACTGGAGGCCCGGCCGGGGGTGTCACTCACCGAGCTGTGGCGCCAGGCAGGCCAGGAACACACCGCGACCGCCGCATCCGCATGGCACGCCGGGAGCACTGCGGCAGGGACGCCGGGGGGACGGTCATGA
- a CDS encoding AAA family ATPase, with translation MTTYDDRASRTDLTTTAERIRRSVESVIEGKPEVVRLSLTVLLAEGHLLIEDVPGVGKTMLAKALARSIDCSVRRIQFTPDLLPSDITGVSIFDQQRRDFEFKPGAIFAQIVIGDEINRASPKTQSALLESMEERQVTIDGQTYELPSPFMVVATQNPVEMEGTYPLPEAQRDRFMARVSIGYPSPEAELQMLDVHGGVSPLDDLQPVAHAHEIVKLIDAVRSVHVADAVRRYAVELVTATRSHPDLRLGASPRATLHLLRAAKASAALSGREYALPDDVQALAVAVLAHRLLPTAQAQLNRRTAEQVVLDILQRTAVPATKAPDGGFGSGRRTPQPGGSAYHQQPGPRRL, from the coding sequence GTGACGACCTATGACGATCGAGCGAGCCGCACAGATCTGACCACCACAGCGGAGCGGATCCGCAGGTCGGTGGAGAGTGTGATCGAGGGCAAGCCCGAGGTCGTACGGCTATCGCTGACCGTGCTGCTCGCCGAGGGACATCTGCTCATCGAGGATGTTCCGGGCGTCGGCAAGACCATGCTGGCCAAGGCACTGGCGCGCTCCATCGACTGCTCGGTACGGCGTATCCAGTTCACGCCCGACCTGCTGCCATCGGACATCACCGGTGTGTCGATCTTCGACCAGCAGCGCCGCGACTTCGAGTTCAAACCGGGTGCGATCTTCGCGCAGATCGTGATCGGCGACGAGATCAACCGTGCTTCGCCGAAGACCCAGTCGGCGCTCCTCGAATCGATGGAGGAGCGCCAGGTCACCATCGACGGGCAGACCTATGAGCTGCCCAGCCCCTTCATGGTGGTGGCCACCCAGAACCCGGTGGAGATGGAGGGCACCTACCCGCTTCCCGAGGCGCAGCGCGACCGTTTCATGGCGCGGGTCTCCATCGGCTATCCCAGTCCCGAGGCCGAACTGCAGATGCTCGATGTGCACGGCGGGGTCTCGCCGCTCGACGACCTTCAGCCGGTGGCGCACGCCCACGAGATCGTGAAGCTCATCGACGCGGTGCGCTCCGTCCACGTGGCCGACGCGGTGCGGCGCTACGCGGTGGAGCTGGTCACGGCGACCCGCAGTCATCCGGACCTCCGACTTGGCGCATCGCCGCGTGCGACGCTGCATCTGCTGCGCGCGGCGAAGGCTTCGGCGGCGCTGAGCGGGCGGGAGTACGCACTGCCCGACGATGTTCAGGCACTGGCGGTCGCGGTCCTCGCCCACCGGCTGCTGCCCACCGCACAGGCCCAGTTGAACCGCCGTACCGCCGAGCAGGTCGTGCTGGACATCCTTCAGCGCACCGCGGTGCCCGCCACGAAGGCACCCGATGGCGGCTTCGGCTCCGGGCGCCGGACTCCGCAGCCCGGCGGCTCCGCGTACCACCAGCAGCCCGGCCCCCGGCGGCTGTGA
- a CDS encoding beta-class carbonic anhydrase codes for MSTPAHRSAEPTSPRPDLTVRDDGSITDRLVGANRRYADAFTDPGMDSRPVQHVAVVACMDARLDLHAALGLELGDCHTIRNAGGVVTDDAIRSLTISQRALGTRSVVLIHHTQCGMQTITEDFRQELEAEVGQRPAWAVEAFSDVDQDVRQSMQRVRTSPFLPYTDDVRGFVFDVHTGLMREIDPAV; via the coding sequence ATGTCGACTCCTGCGCACCGCTCCGCAGAGCCCACCTCTCCGCGCCCCGATCTCACCGTCCGTGACGACGGATCGATCACCGACCGGCTGGTCGGGGCGAACCGGCGTTATGCCGACGCCTTCACGGACCCCGGTATGGACTCCCGTCCCGTGCAGCACGTCGCCGTGGTGGCGTGCATGGACGCCAGGCTCGATCTGCACGCCGCCCTCGGCCTCGAACTCGGCGACTGCCACACCATCCGCAACGCGGGTGGCGTGGTGACGGACGACGCCATTCGGTCGCTCACCATCAGCCAGCGCGCCCTGGGCACCCGCAGTGTCGTGCTCATCCATCACACCCAGTGCGGTATGCAGACCATCACCGAGGACTTCAGGCAGGAGCTCGAGGCCGAGGTCGGACAGCGGCCCGCCTGGGCCGTGGAGGCGTTCAGCGATGTGGACCAGGACGTACGCCAGTCGATGCAGCGGGTTCGGACCTCGCCGTTCCTGCCGTACACCGACGACGTCCGGGGTTTTGTCTTCGACGTACACACCGGGCTGATGCGGGAGATCGACCCGGCCGTCTGA